A genomic window from Streptomyces sp. NBC_00234 includes:
- a CDS encoding LysR family transcriptional regulator: MELELRHLRTVRAIADTGSLTKAAASLGLAQPALSAQLRRIEKALGGPLFDRDHTGSRPTPLGELVLERARVVLPAVSELQEEAVRFAHASGAMERFRLGGTHGPLLGGLVDRLAAAHPAAPVSTYTTWSVAEIAALLIGGRLDFALIGACGESPPPEPDRLSWRVVGVDPVFVMLPESHPLAGRAELELSALADECWVDVPGDGCFADCFATACARAGFTPVSVYETDTASVVHLVQVGRAVGLCRATFPPTPGLVTRPLAGSPLSWRHLLGWHPRSPAADAAAVAVIGHTRAAYAEAVERSDSYTRWLAAHPRFGATP, encoded by the coding sequence ATGGAGCTGGAGTTGCGCCATCTGCGGACCGTACGTGCCATTGCCGACACCGGAAGCCTGACCAAGGCCGCCGCCTCCCTGGGGCTGGCGCAACCGGCGCTCAGTGCCCAGTTGCGACGGATCGAGAAGGCGCTCGGGGGACCGCTCTTCGACCGGGACCACACGGGGTCGCGGCCCACGCCGCTCGGCGAGCTGGTGCTCGAACGGGCCAGGGTGGTGCTGCCCGCCGTGAGCGAACTCCAGGAGGAGGCGGTGCGGTTCGCCCATGCCTCGGGTGCGATGGAACGCTTCCGGCTCGGCGGGACGCACGGCCCGCTGCTCGGCGGACTCGTCGACCGGCTGGCCGCCGCCCACCCGGCGGCGCCGGTGTCCACGTACACCACGTGGTCGGTGGCCGAGATCGCCGCACTGCTGATCGGCGGGCGGCTCGACTTCGCCCTGATCGGCGCATGCGGCGAGAGCCCGCCTCCGGAACCGGACCGGCTCAGCTGGCGGGTCGTCGGGGTGGACCCGGTGTTCGTGATGCTGCCGGAGAGCCATCCCCTGGCGGGCCGGGCGGAGCTGGAGCTGTCCGCTCTGGCGGACGAGTGCTGGGTGGACGTCCCCGGCGACGGCTGCTTCGCGGACTGCTTCGCCACCGCGTGCGCACGGGCCGGTTTCACCCCGGTGTCGGTGTACGAGACGGACACGGCGTCCGTCGTGCATCTGGTGCAGGTGGGGCGGGCCGTGGGGCTGTGCCGGGCGACGTTCCCGCCGACGCCGGGTCTCGTGACCCGGCCGCTCGCCGGATCGCCGCTGAGCTGGCGTCATCTGCTCGGCTGGCATCCGCGTTCGCCGGCCGCGGACGCCGCGGCCGTCGCGGTGATCGGGCACACCCGGGCCGCGTACGCGGAGGCCGTGGAGCGCAGCGACAGTTACACCCGCTGGCTCGCCGCCCACCCCCGGTTCGGCGCCACGCCCTGA
- a CDS encoding class I SAM-dependent methyltransferase, which produces MLDYNTEAAVYDTTRGGVPRAQAAARAVLGLIPPTARVLLDIGCGTGLVTERMALGRPGLRVIGADASPGMARMAHQRVGAVALADVRRLPLAAGAVDAVSAVWLLHLLRTEGAVEAVVAEAARVLKPGGVLVTTVDKDAGHDVGSDIDDLFAPYLTSEASDGAERVGAYAERHGLEQVGEARFVGHGQGRSPLDTARAVRRGQFTSRLHLPGNAAERLAMRLTGLPEADRPRPDPEYRLLAFRR; this is translated from the coding sequence GTGCTGGACTACAACACCGAGGCAGCGGTCTACGACACCACGCGCGGCGGCGTGCCCCGCGCCCAGGCCGCGGCTCGTGCCGTCCTCGGCCTGATCCCGCCCACGGCCCGCGTCCTGCTGGACATCGGCTGCGGTACGGGCCTGGTGACCGAGCGCATGGCGCTCGGCCGCCCCGGACTCCGGGTGATCGGCGCCGATGCCTCGCCCGGCATGGCGCGGATGGCGCACCAGCGGGTCGGCGCGGTGGCACTCGCCGACGTACGGCGGCTGCCGCTGGCCGCCGGGGCGGTCGACGCCGTCAGCGCGGTCTGGCTGCTGCACCTGCTGAGAACCGAGGGAGCCGTGGAGGCCGTCGTGGCCGAAGCGGCCAGGGTCCTGAAGCCGGGCGGAGTGCTCGTCACCACGGTCGACAAGGACGCGGGACATGACGTGGGAAGCGATATCGACGACCTCTTCGCCCCGTACCTCACCTCGGAAGCCTCGGACGGTGCCGAGAGGGTCGGCGCGTACGCCGAGCGGCACGGCCTGGAGCAGGTCGGCGAGGCCCGGTTCGTCGGCCACGGGCAGGGACGCTCACCGCTCGACACGGCGCGCGCCGTGCGCCGGGGACAGTTCACCTCGCGGCTCCACCTGCCGGGGAACGCGGCCGAACGGCTCGCGATGCGGCTCACCGGCCTGCCCGAAGCCGACCGGCCGCGCCCCGACCCCGAGTACCGCCTGCTGGCTTTCCGCCGCTGA
- a CDS encoding NmrA family transcriptional regulator encodes MTTNTENPKQDTVLVTSGTGKTGRRVVERLTALGVPVRAGSRRGGVPFDWEDESGWGAALRGADAAYVTYYPDLAAPGAAEAMEAFGRIAAESGVRRMVLLSGRGEPQAVVAEEALRGAARGVDLTVVRSAFFTQNFSEGALVDGVLGGELVFPAGATAEPFVDADDLADVVVAALTGEGRGEELHELTGPRLLTFDEVAAEISAVTGHEVRYVPVSGDQYAAALAEYGMPEAEAGFLAELFTMLLDGHNAVTTDGVKRVLGRDPKDFGAFAREAAEDGAWQV; translated from the coding sequence ATGACAACGAACACGGAGAACCCGAAGCAGGACACAGTGCTGGTGACGAGCGGAACGGGCAAGACCGGCCGCCGGGTGGTGGAGCGGCTCACCGCTCTCGGCGTCCCGGTGCGGGCGGGCTCGCGCAGGGGCGGCGTGCCGTTCGACTGGGAGGACGAGTCGGGCTGGGGAGCGGCCCTGCGCGGCGCGGACGCGGCGTACGTGACGTACTACCCCGACCTCGCGGCGCCCGGCGCGGCGGAGGCCATGGAGGCGTTCGGCAGGATCGCGGCGGAGAGCGGCGTACGACGGATGGTGCTGCTCTCCGGGCGCGGCGAGCCGCAGGCGGTGGTCGCGGAGGAAGCCCTGCGCGGCGCGGCCCGCGGGGTGGACCTCACCGTCGTACGGTCCGCGTTCTTCACGCAGAACTTCAGTGAGGGTGCCCTGGTGGACGGGGTGCTGGGCGGTGAGCTGGTGTTCCCGGCGGGAGCCACCGCCGAGCCGTTCGTGGACGCCGACGACCTGGCGGACGTGGTCGTGGCCGCGCTCACCGGGGAGGGCCGTGGCGAGGAGCTGCACGAGCTGACCGGGCCGCGGCTGCTGACCTTCGACGAGGTGGCCGCGGAGATCTCGGCGGTGACGGGGCATGAGGTGCGGTACGTGCCGGTGAGCGGGGACCAGTACGCGGCGGCGCTCGCGGAGTACGGCATGCCGGAGGCCGAAGCGGGCTTCCTGGCCGAGCTGTTCACGATGCTGCTGGACGGGCACAACGCGGTGACGACGGACGGGGTGAAGCGCGTCCTCGGCCGGGATCCGAAGGACTTCGGCGCGTTCGCGCGGGAGGCCGCCGAGGACGGCGCCTGGCAGGTATGA
- a CDS encoding AraC family transcriptional regulator: MDALAGLLDGPRARGAFLLRMVMEPPWSVRIEDRAPLCLMSMTRGEAWIVPSAGSAPVLLRPGDIAIARGPEPYTVADAPGTSPRSRIGPGGVCTTLYGEPLAESMNLGVRTWGNAPDGPATMLVGTYLLEGEVSRRLLDSLPALLVLRADARTESLLRLLDDEISQDEPGQSVVLDRLLDLLLIAALRTWFARPGAEAPAWYVAMGDPVVGQALRLLQNDPAHPWTVAGLATATGVSRAALARRFTELVGEPPMTYLTGWRFAVAADLLRGTDATVEAVARQVGYSGSFAFSTAFKRVRGMSPQEYRGGPPEPLDPGLPDRQQSLPGS; this comes from the coding sequence ATGGACGCACTCGCCGGACTGCTGGACGGGCCGCGGGCCCGAGGCGCCTTCCTGCTCCGGATGGTCATGGAGCCGCCCTGGTCGGTACGGATCGAGGACCGGGCCCCGCTCTGTCTGATGTCCATGACCCGGGGCGAGGCATGGATCGTCCCCTCCGCCGGGTCGGCGCCCGTACTCCTGCGCCCCGGCGACATCGCGATCGCCCGCGGCCCGGAGCCGTACACCGTCGCCGACGCGCCCGGCACCTCGCCCCGGTCCCGCATCGGTCCGGGCGGCGTCTGCACCACGCTGTACGGGGAGCCGCTCGCCGAGTCCATGAACCTCGGCGTACGCACCTGGGGCAACGCGCCCGACGGGCCGGCGACGATGCTCGTCGGGACCTACCTCCTGGAGGGCGAGGTCAGCAGGCGGCTCCTCGACTCCCTGCCCGCACTGCTCGTCCTGCGCGCCGACGCCAGGACGGAGTCGCTGCTGCGCCTCCTCGACGACGAGATCTCGCAGGACGAGCCCGGCCAGAGCGTCGTCCTGGACCGGCTGCTCGATCTCCTGCTGATCGCCGCACTGCGCACCTGGTTCGCCCGGCCCGGCGCCGAGGCTCCGGCCTGGTACGTGGCCATGGGCGACCCGGTCGTCGGACAGGCGCTGCGGCTGCTCCAGAACGATCCCGCCCACCCCTGGACGGTCGCCGGCCTGGCCACCGCGACCGGAGTCTCCCGGGCCGCCCTCGCCCGCCGCTTCACCGAACTGGTCGGCGAGCCCCCGATGACGTACCTGACCGGCTGGCGCTTCGCGGTCGCCGCCGACCTGCTGCGGGGGACCGACGCGACGGTGGAGGCGGTGGCGCGCCAGGTCGGATACAGCGGCTCCTTCGCCTTCAGCACGGCTTTCAAGCGCGTCCGGGGCATGAGCCCGCAGGAGTACCGCGGCGGGCCGCCCGAGCCCCTGGATCCCGGATTGCCGGACCGGCAACAAAGCTTGCCCGGGTCGTGA
- a CDS encoding class I SAM-dependent methyltransferase, with product MTKHTENGHGGQQRGPEAAAHGHGHGHEPGDFDWDVMAPVLEKNAELSLDAYGESARWVAGLSGAPEVRRVLDIGSGPGVVTCLLAEAFPDAEVVAVDGTPALLERTEARARRLGLGDRVRTLHAELPDDLGRLEEADLIWAGNSLHHVGDQRAVLAAFAGLLRPGGTVALVEGGLPTRHLPRDIGIGRAGLEARVDAASADWFADMRAALPGAKEETEDWNALFGAVGLKPRGTRSFLLDLPAPVSATARAHAVETFTRQRDVLGDRLTAEDAAVLDRLLDPADPAGLHRREDVFVLTARTVHVAGRV from the coding sequence ATGACCAAGCACACGGAGAACGGGCACGGCGGGCAGCAGCGGGGACCGGAAGCGGCGGCACACGGCCACGGTCACGGTCACGAGCCCGGTGACTTCGACTGGGACGTGATGGCACCCGTCCTGGAGAAGAACGCCGAGCTCAGTCTCGACGCGTACGGGGAATCGGCCCGCTGGGTCGCCGGCCTGTCCGGCGCCCCCGAGGTGCGCCGCGTCCTCGACATCGGCAGCGGCCCCGGCGTCGTCACCTGCCTGCTCGCCGAGGCGTTCCCGGACGCCGAGGTCGTCGCGGTGGACGGCACCCCGGCCCTGCTGGAGCGCACGGAGGCGCGTGCGCGGCGCCTCGGCCTGGGCGACCGGGTCCGGACCCTCCACGCCGAACTCCCCGACGATCTCGGCAGGCTGGAGGAGGCCGACCTGATCTGGGCCGGCAACTCCCTGCACCACGTGGGCGACCAGCGGGCTGTCCTGGCCGCCTTCGCCGGACTGCTGCGCCCCGGGGGCACCGTCGCCCTCGTCGAGGGCGGGCTGCCCACCCGTCACCTGCCGCGCGACATCGGCATCGGCCGGGCCGGTCTGGAGGCCCGCGTCGACGCGGCGTCCGCGGACTGGTTCGCGGACATGCGGGCGGCCCTGCCGGGGGCCAAGGAGGAGACCGAGGACTGGAACGCCCTGTTCGGCGCGGTGGGCCTGAAGCCGCGGGGCACCCGCAGCTTCCTGCTCGATCTGCCGGCCCCGGTCTCCGCGACGGCCCGCGCGCATGCCGTGGAGACCTTCACCCGCCAGCGCGACGTGCTCGGGGACCGGCTGACCGCCGAGGACGCCGCCGTACTCGACCGGCTCCTCGACCCGGCGGACCCGGCCGGACTCCACCGCCGTGAGGACGTCTTCGTCCTCACGGCCCGCACGGTGCACGTCGCCGGGCGGGTGTGA
- a CDS encoding RICIN domain-containing protein, translated as MSGDTAPVVEAGLYRLRNVASGLLLEVYNAAKGGGANVQQGKENGSASQHWHVSPVHEGAALHHLVNAHSGKRLDVANASTENGANIQQWRANNFGAQEWLIEQHLEAPGTVTLVSFISGLVLEVAGGSTEDGANVQQWEDTDSPGQWWQLEPVAHSAT; from the coding sequence ATGAGCGGGGACACCGCGCCCGTCGTGGAAGCGGGTCTGTACCGCCTGCGCAATGTGGCCAGCGGCCTCCTGCTGGAGGTGTACAACGCGGCGAAGGGCGGCGGCGCCAACGTGCAGCAGGGCAAGGAGAACGGGTCGGCCTCGCAGCACTGGCACGTCTCCCCCGTGCACGAGGGTGCGGCGCTCCACCATCTGGTCAACGCGCACAGCGGCAAGCGCCTGGACGTCGCCAACGCCTCCACCGAGAACGGGGCCAACATCCAGCAGTGGAGGGCCAACAACTTCGGCGCCCAGGAATGGCTGATCGAACAGCACCTGGAGGCGCCCGGCACCGTCACCCTCGTCAGTTTCATCAGCGGCCTCGTCCTGGAGGTCGCCGGAGGAAGCACGGAGGACGGGGCCAACGTCCAGCAGTGGGAGGACACCGACTCCCCCGGCCAGTGGTGGCAGTTGGAGCCGGTGGCACACTCCGCTACCTAG
- a CDS encoding aldo/keto reductase: MSQVPSLTLNNGVDMPQLGFGVWQVPDDEAEKAVATAIESGYRSIDTAAIYANEVGTGKAVAASGVARDELFVTTKLWNSEQGYDTTLRAFDASLDKLGLDYVDLYLIHWPLPVKDAYVDTYKALEKIHADGRAKSIGVSNFLPAHLERLIAETSVVPVINQVELHPQLQQAELRAFHARHGIATEAWSPLGQGKGLLEVPTVLAIARKHDRTPAQVVLRWHIQTGNVVIPKSVTPSRIVENLDVFGFELDADDLAAFAALDEGKRLGPDPAEFAYDA; this comes from the coding sequence GTGAGCCAGGTCCCCTCCCTCACCCTCAACAACGGCGTCGACATGCCGCAGCTCGGTTTCGGTGTCTGGCAGGTGCCGGACGACGAGGCGGAGAAAGCGGTGGCCACGGCCATCGAGTCCGGGTACCGGAGCATCGACACCGCCGCGATCTACGCGAACGAGGTGGGCACCGGCAAGGCCGTCGCCGCTTCCGGTGTAGCCCGCGACGAGCTGTTCGTCACGACCAAGCTGTGGAACAGCGAGCAGGGGTACGACACGACGCTGCGCGCGTTCGACGCCTCGCTCGACAAGCTGGGCCTCGACTACGTCGACCTGTACCTGATCCACTGGCCGCTGCCCGTCAAGGACGCGTACGTGGACACGTACAAGGCCCTGGAGAAGATCCACGCGGACGGCCGCGCGAAGTCCATCGGCGTGTCGAACTTCCTGCCCGCGCACCTGGAGCGCCTGATCGCCGAGACCTCCGTGGTCCCCGTGATCAACCAGGTCGAGCTCCACCCGCAGCTCCAGCAGGCCGAGCTGCGCGCCTTCCACGCCCGGCACGGCATCGCCACCGAAGCCTGGTCCCCGCTGGGCCAGGGCAAGGGCCTCCTGGAGGTCCCGACCGTCCTCGCGATCGCCCGGAAGCACGACCGGACGCCCGCCCAGGTGGTGCTGCGCTGGCACATCCAGACGGGCAACGTGGTGATCCCGAAGTCCGTGACCCCGTCGCGGATCGTGGAGAACCTGGACGTGTTCGGCTTCGAGCTCGACGCCGACGACCTGGCCGCGTTCGCGGCTCTGGACGAGGGCAAGCGGCTCGGCCCGGACCCGGCCGAGTTCGCCTACGACGCCTGA
- a CDS encoding AMP-dependent synthetase/ligase, whose translation MANAPQVGGLADAVFDNAEDDPHRIALGRKDAGGQWRDVTAASFRDEVLALAKGLIAHGVRFGDRIALMSRTRYEWTLFDFAVWTVGAQSVPIYPTSSAEQVLWMLHDAEVTAVMVEHEDHAMTIGSVVDRLPRLQRLWQLDADAVGELVAAGAEIDDEVVHRHRRAVTPESVATVIYTSGTTGRPKGCVITHANFMFESDTMVGRWEPVFHSKPGDEAATLLFLPLAHVFGRMVEIAALRGRVKLGHQPELSASALMPDLVAFRPTFILAVPYIFEKVFNGARRKAEAEGRLGPFEKAVEIAVKYAEAMEERAFGTGPGPSAGLRMQHQFFDKVVYKKVRDAMGGRVRHAMSGGSGMDRRLGLFFAGAGVLVYEGYGLTESTAAATANPPERTRYGTVGQPIPGSTVHIAEDGEIWVHGANVFSGYLGDPKSTDAVLHDGWLATGDIGALDEDGYLTITGRKKEILVTSGGKSVSPTGLEERVRAHPLVAQCIVVGNDRPYIAALVTVDQESVDHWLAMQGRSPLNPGELVRDPDLEMEVRRAVVAANTAVSQAESIRTFRILAHQFTEERGLLTPSLKLKRKAIETAYAAEVDALYR comes from the coding sequence ATGGCGAACGCGCCCCAAGTCGGCGGTCTTGCTGATGCTGTGTTCGACAACGCCGAGGACGATCCGCACCGGATCGCGCTGGGACGCAAGGACGCGGGCGGACAGTGGCGCGATGTCACCGCCGCGAGCTTCCGCGACGAGGTGCTGGCCCTCGCCAAGGGGCTTATCGCCCACGGTGTCCGATTCGGTGACCGCATCGCCCTGATGTCCCGTACGCGCTACGAGTGGACACTCTTCGACTTCGCGGTGTGGACGGTCGGCGCCCAGTCGGTGCCGATCTACCCCACGTCGTCGGCCGAGCAGGTGCTCTGGATGCTCCACGACGCCGAGGTCACGGCCGTCATGGTCGAGCACGAGGACCACGCGATGACCATCGGCTCGGTGGTCGACAGGCTGCCCCGTCTGCAGCGGCTGTGGCAGCTGGACGCCGACGCGGTGGGAGAGCTCGTCGCGGCGGGCGCGGAGATCGACGACGAGGTGGTGCACCGGCACCGGCGCGCCGTGACGCCCGAGTCGGTGGCGACGGTGATCTACACCTCGGGCACGACCGGCCGCCCGAAGGGCTGCGTGATCACGCACGCCAACTTCATGTTCGAGTCGGACACCATGGTCGGCCGGTGGGAGCCGGTGTTCCACTCCAAGCCGGGCGACGAGGCCGCGACCCTGCTCTTCCTTCCGCTGGCCCACGTCTTCGGACGGATGGTGGAGATCGCCGCGCTCCGGGGCCGGGTGAAGCTGGGGCATCAGCCGGAGCTCTCGGCGAGCGCCCTGATGCCGGACCTGGTCGCGTTCCGGCCGACGTTCATCCTCGCCGTCCCGTACATCTTCGAGAAGGTCTTCAACGGAGCCCGCCGCAAGGCCGAGGCGGAGGGCCGGCTCGGCCCGTTCGAGAAGGCCGTCGAGATCGCCGTGAAGTACGCGGAGGCCATGGAGGAACGGGCCTTCGGCACGGGACCCGGCCCCTCCGCGGGGCTGCGGATGCAGCACCAGTTCTTCGACAAGGTCGTGTACAAGAAGGTCCGCGACGCGATGGGCGGCCGGGTGCGGCACGCGATGTCGGGCGGCTCCGGCATGGACCGCCGGCTCGGCCTGTTCTTCGCCGGCGCCGGCGTCCTCGTCTACGAGGGCTACGGCCTCACCGAGTCCACCGCGGCGGCGACGGCGAACCCGCCGGAGCGCACCCGGTACGGCACCGTCGGGCAGCCGATCCCCGGCTCGACCGTGCACATCGCCGAGGACGGCGAGATCTGGGTGCACGGCGCCAACGTGTTCTCCGGGTACCTGGGCGATCCGAAGTCCACCGACGCCGTGCTCCACGACGGCTGGCTCGCCACCGGCGACATCGGCGCGCTGGACGAGGACGGCTATCTGACGATCACCGGGCGGAAGAAGGAGATCCTGGTGACCTCCGGCGGCAAGAGCGTGTCGCCGACCGGTCTGGAGGAGCGCGTGCGGGCGCATCCGCTGGTGGCGCAGTGCATCGTCGTCGGCAACGACCGTCCGTACATCGCGGCGCTGGTGACCGTCGACCAGGAGTCCGTGGACCACTGGCTCGCCATGCAGGGCAGGTCCCCGCTGAACCCGGGCGAACTGGTGCGGGACCCGGACCTGGAGATGGAGGTCCGCCGCGCCGTGGTGGCCGCCAACACGGCGGTGTCGCAGGCCGAGTCGATCCGTACGTTCCGGATCCTGGCACACCAGTTCACCGAGGAACGCGGTCTGCTCACCCCTTCGCTGAAGCTCAAGCGCAAGGCGATCGAGACGGCGTACGCGGCCGAGGTCGACGCGCTCTACCGCTGA
- a CDS encoding LysR substrate-binding domain-containing protein, with product MYDPAQLRTFLAVAQTLSFTQAARRLGVRQSTVSQHVRRLEDATGRQLFARDTHSVDLTEDGEAMLGFARSILQAHERAAAFFTGTRLRGRLRFGASEDFVLTRLPEILESFRRDHPEVELELTVELSGTLHQQLEAGRLDLVLAKRRTGDTHGELVWRDALTWIGAPQLRIDPERPVPLIVFPPPGITRARALEVLEEHGRSWRVSCTSTSLSGLIAAARAGLGVMAHTRGLIPPGLAPVPARAGLPELGDVDFVLLHGRQRGGAQEAADALATAILAGGDRLHRGISGRESA from the coding sequence ATGTACGACCCCGCCCAGCTCCGCACCTTTCTCGCCGTCGCGCAGACCCTGAGCTTCACGCAGGCCGCCCGCAGGCTCGGCGTCCGCCAGTCCACGGTCAGCCAGCACGTGCGGCGGCTGGAGGACGCGACCGGCCGGCAGCTGTTCGCCCGCGACACCCACAGCGTCGACCTCACCGAGGACGGCGAGGCGATGCTCGGCTTCGCCCGGTCGATCCTCCAGGCGCACGAGCGGGCGGCGGCCTTCTTCACCGGCACCCGGCTGCGCGGCCGGTTGCGTTTCGGCGCCTCGGAGGACTTCGTCCTCACCAGGCTCCCGGAGATCCTGGAATCGTTCCGGCGCGACCACCCGGAGGTCGAACTGGAACTGACCGTGGAGCTGTCCGGAACGCTGCACCAGCAGCTGGAGGCGGGCCGGCTCGATCTGGTGCTGGCCAAGCGGCGCACGGGCGATACGCACGGGGAGCTCGTCTGGCGGGACGCGCTGACCTGGATCGGCGCACCGCAGCTCCGGATCGATCCGGAGCGCCCGGTGCCGCTGATCGTCTTTCCGCCGCCCGGCATCACCCGGGCCCGCGCCCTGGAGGTGCTGGAGGAGCACGGCCGGTCCTGGCGGGTGTCGTGCACGAGCACCAGCCTGAGCGGACTGATCGCGGCGGCCCGCGCGGGCCTCGGCGTCATGGCGCACACCCGTGGGCTGATCCCGCCCGGGCTGGCCCCCGTGCCGGCCAGGGCGGGCCTGCCGGAGCTCGGCGACGTGGACTTCGTCCTGCTGCACGGCCGGCAGCGGGGAGGGGCACAGGAGGCGGCGGACGCCCTGGCCACGGCGATCCTGGCGGGCGGCGACCGGCTGCACCGCGGAATCAGCGGGAGGGAGTCCGCGTGA
- a CDS encoding bile acid:sodium symporter family protein, with amino-acid sequence MSRRTPKLPSWLPIDPYILALIGTVVLAALLPASGTAAEVAGGASTGAVALLFFLYGARLSTAEALEGLKHWRLHLTVLACTFVAFPLLGLAGAGLVPYVLTPQLQEGLLFLCLVPSTIQSSIAFTSIARGNVPAAICAGSFSSIAGILLTPLLAGLLLGGSGGGFSADGLLKIVLQLLVPFLAGQLLRRWIGGFLARHKKVLGYVDRGSILLVVYTAFSEGMIAGIWHQVTPARLGALLATEAVLLALMLTLTWYGAKRLGFDRGDRIAIQFAGSKKSLAAGLPMASVLFGAHASLAVLPLMLFHQMQLMVCAVIAKRRSRDPLPTSGAVSQEPVTVG; translated from the coding sequence ATGAGCCGCCGCACACCGAAGCTGCCGTCCTGGCTGCCGATCGACCCGTACATCCTGGCGCTGATCGGCACGGTCGTGCTCGCGGCGCTGCTGCCCGCGTCGGGAACCGCCGCGGAGGTGGCCGGCGGGGCCTCCACCGGAGCGGTCGCCCTCCTCTTCTTCCTCTACGGGGCCCGGCTCTCCACCGCCGAGGCGCTCGAAGGACTGAAGCACTGGCGCCTCCACCTCACCGTCCTGGCCTGCACGTTCGTCGCCTTCCCGCTGCTCGGGCTGGCCGGCGCGGGACTCGTGCCGTACGTGCTGACGCCCCAGCTCCAGGAGGGCCTGCTCTTCCTCTGCCTGGTCCCGTCGACCATTCAGTCCTCGATCGCCTTCACGTCGATCGCCCGCGGCAACGTGCCCGCCGCGATCTGCGCGGGCTCCTTCTCCAGCATCGCCGGGATTCTCCTCACCCCGCTGCTCGCCGGACTGCTGCTCGGCGGCAGCGGCGGCGGCTTCTCGGCCGACGGACTGCTGAAGATCGTGCTCCAGCTGCTGGTGCCCTTCCTGGCCGGGCAGCTGCTGCGCCGCTGGATCGGCGGCTTCCTCGCCCGGCACAAGAAGGTCCTCGGGTACGTCGACCGCGGATCGATCCTGCTGGTCGTCTACACCGCGTTCAGCGAGGGCATGATCGCCGGCATCTGGCACCAGGTCACCCCGGCCCGCCTCGGCGCGCTGCTCGCCACCGAAGCGGTGCTGCTCGCGCTGATGCTCACCCTGACCTGGTACGGGGCGAAGCGCCTCGGATTCGACCGGGGGGACCGGATCGCCATCCAGTTCGCCGGCTCGAAGAAGAGCCTGGCCGCCGGACTGCCGATGGCGAGCGTCCTGTTCGGCGCGCACGCGAGCCTCGCCGTGCTGCCGCTGATGCTCTTCCACCAGATGCAGCTGATGGTCTGCGCGGTGATCGCGAAACGACGCTCGCGCGATCCGCTGCCGACGAGCGGGGCGGTGTCACAGGAGCCCGTTACGGTGGGGTGA
- a CDS encoding DNA-binding protein: MASGGTAPEDDFPHAVGNPARRALHAAGYTRLDQLTAVTEAELKPLHGFGPKALRVLKEALEAKGLSFAEQ; this comes from the coding sequence ATGGCCAGTGGCGGCACCGCACCCGAGGACGACTTCCCGCACGCGGTCGGCAACCCGGCCCGCCGGGCCCTGCACGCCGCGGGATACACCCGGCTGGACCAGCTCACCGCCGTCACCGAGGCGGAGCTGAAACCGCTGCACGGGTTCGGGCCGAAGGCGCTGAGGGTGCTGAAGGAGGCCCTTGAGGCGAAGGGGCTGTCGTTCGCCGAGCAGTGA
- the fdhD gene encoding formate dehydrogenase accessory sulfurtransferase FdhD, whose protein sequence is MGRVTERRRTIRIRDGAVSTRPDTLVAEEPLEIRLNGKPLAITMRTPGDDFALAAGFLVSEGVLGEGSEVQSIVYCAGATADGANTYNVVDVKLAPGVVVPDITLERNVYTTSSCGLCGKASLDAVRTTTRHPVADTPPVRVTPELLAGLPDRLREAQRVFDRTGGLHAAALFSESGEMLDIREDVGRHNAVDKLVGRALTDHRLPLSRAILLVSGRASFELVQKAVMAGIPMLAAVSAPSSLAVDLAAETGLTLVGFLRGPSMNVYAGEHRIALEAMAGQG, encoded by the coding sequence ATGGGACGGGTCACCGAGCGCCGCCGCACCATCCGCATCCGGGACGGGGCGGTCTCCACCCGCCCCGACACCCTGGTCGCCGAGGAGCCCCTGGAGATCCGGCTGAACGGCAAGCCGCTCGCCATCACGATGCGCACCCCGGGCGACGACTTCGCCCTTGCGGCGGGCTTCCTGGTGAGCGAGGGCGTGCTCGGTGAAGGCTCCGAGGTGCAGTCGATCGTGTACTGCGCCGGAGCGACGGCCGACGGAGCCAACACGTACAACGTGGTCGACGTGAAACTCGCGCCTGGTGTCGTGGTCCCCGACATCACGCTCGAACGCAACGTCTACACCACGTCGTCGTGCGGCCTGTGCGGAAAGGCGAGCCTCGACGCCGTCCGCACCACGACCCGTCATCCCGTCGCCGACACTCCCCCGGTCCGGGTGACACCCGAGCTGCTCGCCGGCCTCCCCGACCGGCTGCGCGAAGCACAACGGGTGTTCGACCGGACCGGGGGTCTGCACGCGGCGGCGTTGTTCTCGGAGTCGGGCGAGATGCTCGACATCCGGGAGGACGTCGGCCGGCACAACGCGGTGGACAAGCTCGTCGGCCGCGCCCTCACCGACCACCGGCTGCCGCTCTCGCGGGCGATTCTGCTGGTGTCCGGGCGGGCGTCGTTCGAGCTGGTGCAGAAGGCGGTGATGGCCGGCATCCCGATGCTCGCCGCCGTGTCCGCACCGTCCTCGCTGGCCGTCGACCTGGCGGCCGAGACCGGACTGACCCTGGTCGGCTTCCTCCGGGGTCCGTCCATGAACGTGTACGCGGGTGAGCACCGCATCGCCCTGGAGGCGATGGCCGGTCAGGGCTGA